The Rosa rugosa chromosome 1, drRosRugo1.1, whole genome shotgun sequence genomic sequence AAAGCACATACTTTTGCCCTAGAAGGATAGTGAAAAGAAACGTTTACGAACTGAATATGTCCCATTACCCTCTGCAACTTTACACCTGAACATAGAGGGAATCCATTTAATCATAAATGTATTGAAAACTAAAGATTTGAGTCTATGAAGAAACATATGTAAAACACACAAATGCCTGAAACCTATATTGATTATAGAACTCTTAGTTTAAGGTCCCACAACACATAAATTTACCTTAACTGACTTCCAACAACATATTCAAAAACTAATATTTAGTCTTCATAGAAGCAGAATGTTGAGTAAATCCAAGCTTTGTTACTGCTCAACACCATGTACTAAGCTTCAATATCTGATTTGCATCTAAATACTAAGGCTAAAATGAAATATCAAATTCAGAGCTTCTGGTTTCAAAAGCATACCAAAATAAAGCTTGGTAAAGTGTCATCAATCCAAAGAACGAATGCGCTTCTCCTTCACAGGATAAGAGTGCCTACCTTTTGATACGAACTGGTCGCTAGGCAACAAGTCCATCAACTGGAGAACCTTTTCACTTGCTCCAACAGACTGGACTAATGATGATAAATTGTCTGTGACCCTCCAAGTTGCATAAATTAACCACTCACAGTACAATACATACTTAGTTAGTTGCTCAGGTGATACACGACCACTCATAATAGAAATGCCTCCTAACACCACAGCAATAACCTGTACATGTAATTTGACAGAGTGGAGTCAACTACAAATCTCCATTTAATTGCAATATACACAATGCATCGCAAAGACACTTATATTTCTCACATCAGCAATATTATATATTTGAATTGAGTGGAAAAAAACCTTATACGTATACATTAAGTTAACTAAAGAGCCATACCTGTGTTGACCGATACAGGGTATGAAAACTCATACTCCAGAACCCATGAGCCATACTCTCTCGAATGTTTATAAACGCTACCTTGTCTAGCCATCCCTTGAACCTAATATTACATATGATGCACAAGTTTGGTTATCAGACCTTGCAGACTTGCTTGTGATATGGTTACTAGATTGACATCAATGAAAATAGAGATTCTTGGTAGGAAATTACCTTCCAATTTCTTTCCTTTCTGTTCCAAAAACCCGGACTGTTCTCATCAGAGAAAGTGTCTCTTGTGCAACCTACATTCAAATGGGAAGATAAATCATAAATGTGAATTGTAACTTTTTGTTGAGAATTGGATCACTATTCTTCTCATACTTCATTGGCCCCAGCAGTGAAGTCTTGGGTTAATTTTGCAGCTTTCTTTTGGTACCTATATATAAAAGGCATAGAAAACCACACATAAGGTTTACCATGAGGTACTGACCACCCAAGTCGAAGAGCAATGCATCAGAAAAGGTAAGATAGGGCTTTATTTCCGGTGCAAGTTAGAGAGAAAGTACAAAAACTTACTTGCtataaagaagaaaaatcaCAGATAAAACACCGCATATAACCAGTGCTGATAATGCAAGAGGCCAAGATAATATAAGCAGATTGATCAGTGCACCAGTTCCCTGAATACAGAAAGGAGCAAGAAAAATAAACTGTAACATAGACTATAGACCAAATGTATATTCAAGGGAAGAGAAGGGTAGAACTAAGAACCACAACCTGAAGCCCATTACGTAATATCAAGTTAATATCATTTGCAATGACAAGCGATAATCGTTGACAATCTGCCCCAAGTCTGCTTGTCAAATCACCAACTGATTCTCTGTCGAAAAAGGATATATCCTACATCAAAAGATAACACCAAAATACAGATTCATGTTCAATAAGAAAAGAGATTAAGCAATTCATGTGCTCCATATATATTCTTTACAAATAGCATCCAGTAGTTGCAATTTTTTAAATGAAGCACAAACCTGGACAAGAACAACTGAGTATAGGGTTTCCCTGAGGCGCTTAACCTGCAATGTGATATTGGCAGCAGATGGTGTACGAGTTAGATTTAGGTAAAAGGCACAAATGCGTCAAATCCTTATTACTAAAAGACGATAACATAAACTACGGAGATTCAACAGTCCTATTCAGAAGGAATTCATGGAATCAGTGAGTAACTAACCAACACAATGTTTGCAATCCCAAAACAACCACTTCGCAGGCCACTGAAACATACATAAAACACAGTTAATTACCAGGCACCGCACACTAGTTTCTGACTTTCCATCGAAAATTCAATTAGAAATGACCAACCTGCATATCCCTGAAGTGATACACAACACTGCTAGAAGCTTCGAGTTCCTGAAGAACACCGCAGCATTCCCACTTTGAGCACAAAACACAGACTCCGTCAATATCCGCGGTATTGAGATCTCCGAGAGCTGCAACAACAGTAGACTGTTACTCCATTCTTGCTTACAAAATTCGTAAAATCACCGCCACATACATAAAATCAATAGCTCAAAAATGcacaaaattaacaaaaatatgaaaatttttcACTAAATCAAAAACGAAGAGCAGAAGCTTTTCAGATTCGAACTCACCGCTGCTATAATCAGTGAACCAAAAGCAACGAACACAATCCATCTATCAGTCTCGATCAAATTCCACATTCGATGAACAGCACGCAGAATCGTGACTGGCTTCGCCGCCGTGATTTGctctttctcctcctcctcctcctcctcctcggtTAGGCTCCACCAATTGACGGCCGCCGCCACCGGAGTAGAAATGCCGTTTTCCGGCGAAAAGAAGAACCGGCGCGAGTTGTTTCGGATGCCGAAGCGGCGTCGTTTTGAAGCGACGCTGATGCTGTGGATTGGAATTTGGGGTTTCGGTTTTGTGGAGAGAGTGGGCAAGTGACTGCGGCTCAGAGAGCGAAGATTCGACTGGAACAGCGCCATATCATAGTGCATATTTGAGAGCTACCGGGGGTTATTTCGGTAATCTTGGCACAGCCCGCATTTGGCACTCGCGCCTTTTGGCGCCGGAAATTGAACTACACACTGCTTTTTGTAGGCTACAAATCGAgaccctatatatatagatactttTTTATGTTCCtacaattagttttttttttttttcttctttatttttttttctttctttctttgggaCGGAAAATTAtggttaatgctcatacaccccaaatcctcgagaatacttctcatacactccagtgtcttatttttcttcctctttacacaactttttcttctttccattCCTACCTACCCATCTTAGCAAAACCCCTACCAGTAGTACCCTTTCTTGGTTTGTCCTTGTCAGTCTAGTTTCTTTGCTGTctattttcattatttgtttaaaaatgttttgatgaaacgtggtgggcccatcagaGTTTATTcgtttacatatatatacagatgttgcaatcatcctctatttcaaaggtaaacagtacaATTTACTATTCAGaatttcgatcgttgacagacttgagttgattgctatctgcaaaaatactagcaaagaattgcaaaaggaaagagaaaaattgagaaaattgaaagctTATAGAGAAAGTCTTAATAGAGAAACCCCCAACTACTGGGATATCATCTACAGACTTCAAACTAGAATCTATAAATTAGAacaagatattgataatctctTATATGTtctggaagaggaacaaaaacctctggattatttgagcattggttagatccgcaaatcactggtatcagagcttgtaaagagctcagcaggggaatccccaatggggacaatgtctgatttaataatagagagactgaattctctattaaaatcgtctgatgaaaaatatcagaacctgcagaaagaaatatctagatatcatgagcatctagaaaaaattcctgttataatccaccaattagaaaaattggaaaacaaactggattatattaaagaacttccaaaaacggaagaagaaaaactaacaagtgttagtagaaaaatcaatgaacagcaaaaaacgctggattctatgaagaATATACTAaatgacaagaaagtgcctacagtaaaaacaaagaaagctaatggattcaaaccattagaaagaccggaAAAGAATcatgttccaaacatgatttttctggatccctcaactagttctactagtattcggtatgaaaagccgaaagaaactcgagatatcAATATGAtaagcatcttcgggaaaaagaaaggagtacaactcctaaatgctgaagaattcgaatacaacgaaatcgagcatgaggtaaaaaacgcctcaattccaaagctagatttcaaacaaatctacaaaaggggaacatttgacctgatggatagccatcatttcaaattactggaatttacaaccccctccacAACAGGAAAAACAGATCTACTACTGATCAatcctgctgaagttgccagagcaaaagcaaaaaattatcaatttatgcacattggagcagtccaagtaggcataaaacttcttgctcgagaaggcataaactgttcagttctatgtgtcttacaagacaatagactaacagattttcaagctagtcttttgggaacccttgaagcatctctatgcaatcaagtggcttatttcaactgcttcccaaacttctcaaccagcttgaaagatgcagcccactgtctaagactgagagtcaagacaaatggcatatctatgaaaaatgatatgcaagaattggcaatagtaaacagaatatactataaactgatgagtactacagtggagccaaagacaaggatatcaaacatccctggtcttactactggattcctcaccagtcagaagaaccattctcAACAGATCcataaggttacttggaatgaagtaacttttcccattgaatggaaattatctggtccgaagctatcagcagaaagtgcaaaagctaaaatctattaaagtagaaagactggagaaatcagtctaaattttgacaatcacagaaaaagtgatgtatgtcctgagaacatcaggataaacaaaaatcttctcagaagaagctatagcactagagaagctagtgttagtggtacaaaaaactctgaagaaccatcagagtccatcactgaagaagaattagaagctgatctaaacagaccagtcaatatgcttagagcacaaaagctctatgatctctataaAGAAGTAGAATTTTGCGAAAATCCTGagcgattagaaaaactaatcgaagaaatgaaaaacttcaatccaggaaaggaaagaaaactccttccctaccaagatgttgaaatggaagaaggagaaagctctaaaactttcatcactagagaaaagggaaaagtaaaactccctatacagaaagcccctacgggtagaaatggagaaagaaattctcaaagatttgtcccagaggacaaaatacccagagtaccaatttccaattatggtatctggctagatctagacaaagctctagacaagagaaaaactcttgaccaatgggtagacagcctgatgatggcatccgctcttacccttggaaaatttgaagcccctgatcttcagatgtactttgaaactactcttactggagtagctaagaagtattacttctctttcaaagagacagccagaggaaaagaatggctggaagagatCAGAACTTCAAAATCTCTagatgattttgcagtacccctgtacgatcagttctgtggagatctttcaaatctgagtgaaaaggctaaggaaacggccaaatcaaatatctatgctctcaaaatctgtgacatgagatattttgaagaatacttgaatgaatttcaagaatattactgtacgattggtgaactagaaaatactgatctagtcaacctgtttcacaggaaactccctgaaccatggagaacagctgtgagagaaagcatagctgtgagagaaagcatagctgagaaaccaattgaaagatttttagttggaggaattgccgacagaatccggcaattactgaaagaacaatgcaaagccaatcttagagctaagatggccaagaaacaactcaaaggagttgaaaatttctgttacggaatactggatatgccaacaaattggggatgtcatgaatccaagttccacaaaaagaagaaaggaaaatattactctaaaaaattcaaaaagagtaatcaaagaaaaaattggaaattcaagaaaagttccaattacaagaaacaacaggatgaagatcctaaaaagaaattcttcaagaaaaagaagaatactcatcaacaaccaagcaagaaagcttgcagatgttggttatgtaaagctaaagggcactatgccaatgaatgcccggaaaagggtaaaagaacttctactaaggctctctttgaagaatatgagcatatagtagaatcagcaaatatgaaaggctacgaaattgcctattctgatgatgaagaagacgacaggtcagtttactctgcctggtctgaaggagaagattcatctgagtctgagacagattctgaagtagagtacttcgaatccagacaaatgaatgttttgaaaattaaaaactgggaagaaagtaagacagaatccttaatgtcttcttatcaggtgaaccctggtacattcgtttgtgactactgcttatgtcacgaaaaggatggtctccctatgttttgtgaagagtaaaaaaagacttatcacaaagaatgcttcatagctgaagcaagaagaaaaaccaagaatggccttgtcagccaattggtggaacaagaatatgaagaatatttctcttaacaaaaagagaaaaaggtagaaGCCTTGTTCCAGGAAATCATGGAACcgtcttcctcaaaaataaaggaagaactcatcgatgaagaaaaaaccgatgaaaatttaaattttgaactggttgaaccaccagaaattattccagaagaatgcaaaccattcattcctaaagaacaagctcaagaaaatgagcttcaacaatcgaaagtcgtctctactagtagatacagcaactacatagagattagACTAAAATTCCCggatcataaaaaatatcatctacatgcctttgtagataatggatcgggatttacagttgcaaaaagatttgcaattccggaagaactctggaaagaagataagaaaagaacagctactggtgtcacatttgatggaagccatcttaccatgaataaagtagcaaaaaatgttcatatcaccattggtggaggaacatttatcatccataatgtctgacaatctgaaggccaaggctcagatttcttgttgggaaatgattttattctccaacagagagttatccaggatgaagaagcaataggcttcagaaaaggagaacgggtgttctgggcagataggcttacgtaggccaaaagtgtagtaggtcctcactttactacccaatatcagagatcgcaacaaaatagtggtgatcttaccccctacaaacccaaatttgaacccatactccaaatcaaacaacaaggagaattacttgttgaagaatcttctgaagaagaagaagaagaagaaactagtgaagaagaagaagctagtttcattcatgagcataatctcaagcactttcagaataagcttgagtctcagaaaattcccactttggaaaaaatcaagaaactactcgaacagaatatcgatgtagatcctcagaagttttgggaaaaagacccagtggtctgtgaattaagattgcatgacatgaacgctatctgtcatgtcaaagccattcctcagtacaaagaggaagaccaaaaagaattcagaaaagatattgaagatctcctgaacaagagattgatTCAACCTTCCattagccctcatcatgctccagcattctacgtgagaaaccatgcagaaatgctaagaggaaaagctagaatggtgattgactacagagatgtcaacaagaagactgtcaaagacggttatcaaattgctcaagtaagagtactgatcaaccagctcagaggagctaaagtcttttcaaaattcgatgcaaagtcgggtttttggcaggtcaagatgcatcctgagagtgtacctctcactgcatttggaacaccacaaggacattacgaatggttagtaatgccttttggtctgaagcaagctccctcaatcttccagagaaaaatggacaacatcttcaaacatgttgcggagttctgcgtcgtctacatagatgacatcctggtcttctccaaaaacagagaagaacacatgaaacacctccacgaggttgtaaagctgatagttcagcatggaattatcctaggagaaaagaaaatcttctttatccttgatgaagttgatttcctaggaataaacatcaaaAACGGATTGATAAAACTTCAACCTCATATTCTTGAGAAGATTTGgaagttcccagatagaattcctgatgctaagagtctagagagattgcttggtgtcataaattatgggagagatttcattcctaaaatctcagggttaacagcaatgttatctcctaagacaagttccaaaagaaaatggagtttCACAGAAGACGATGAAAAAATTgtaaagcagataaaaaatctctgcaaaaacctccctcctcttcaacaaccagaagagaatgatgaaattatcctctaAACAGATGCGAGCGATAATTATTGGTCTGGTGTGGTTCTAGCGAAAGCgtctggaactaacattgaaaagatctgtaaattttgtagtggcaagttcagccctgcagaactgaattatcccacaggggaaaaagaaattttggctgttaagaaaacaattttaaattctccagcttttcttggaaaaccctttactgtccgcaccgattgtgccagagtaaagaatttcaaaaatttcaaacttgataaagctgctgatagaggaagactagctaactggcaattatttcttaaccaatatgagtatgttgttgaattaattgtaggaaacaagaactatcttccagacgccttaacaagagaattagccatgttcagtagaagagatgacgacgaaggtcgcaatcccagaagcagaagaccTGGAAAAGAGCATGAAGCTactgaggatcccaaagaaaaagtcCTCAAGAGGTTCCTGCTAAGTCCAAAAGGCTTAGCAATAACttatcaatcccagggtaaaggattgactagcccgtgtcaaacggcagacggtaaaggctcatcaagaccgttgacggctattgctttgccaaaaagcaaacctactccaactggagtaataaatgttttcaattatgaacttcgaacttttGATACTCCTGCGTTCAGAACTGGCAGAagattagcttaccaccagaaggcaattctggacaatcttttatttgcctttcaggaaagaagcaatGGTCTcatgtttccagctctctttgcattagctgaagaacttcaTGAAAATGCaagaccacagttcgaagaattacagcagagtgctgtcaagaaagaaaaaattcacttcctagaagatccagaaagtgctagggtccctatcatagcactcaaagaatcagactggcatgaattccatTGTCTGATAGGAAGCCATAATTCTGAAGATCgtattcctccaactctcttcattattgcaggaccctatgttggaagatacctggtaaatgttcagagtgaacatcctcaagaacacaagctttggcttgttgaaaatggttttgtccataatctgtggactaaaactaatgatgatctcaaaggcttGCCTCCTATccttgtcaacacagtcaaaaacatAAGGAAAAATGACTGTACGCTTcgtctgaagttcagatccactcctccagaatggatccagaaggcaaatggtgaggttgaatatatttctccgtatcattatgtgaggattattcaaagacaatatcttcagcctgcctgtgttgggtacaatggtcaaccaaactcaagcatcccctggatgaaagccatggccctagaatatatcaagaagatcatctctgaagatatcagcaataccttcctggcagcaggagaaaaaaccattatcactgcttacgatcatcctgacgtagtcagcagtgacctattcctatctctcaccagaaaagagatagactcgacaatggcatgcatgcaatgggtggaaaagttgaaaatgacaaccactacaagatgtatgttgatacagatgtcgaagacaatgctacaacagtaagaatggcccaggcagacaacaactcctttgtctttggccactgTTCAGAAACTGACGACAACATGTAGCAGTTGGTGAAGAAAAGagcaccaaaaacaaagaagcaaCTGTTATCTTTTTAAAAggtacttttgcttttcagaaaagagaaaggtgaaaaacatttcaccaaatgcttttgcttttccctgACCGACCTCCActatcaggagcactcagaaaagcagaagatcacggagttgttctgtacatttttaaGTTTTGAATTCTattttgagttccgctccctatataaggagctctAGTGTCAgttgtaaggcattcgaaaattTCCATATCAGTTCTAGATTcaaaaattgagcagaagagtcttctctcaaatagtatagcagtgtgcttcccttcctgtttaagtgtgaagtagtgtgctttcattacaagtaagtatttgttctcattcttatggatagctaaacagccttttgctgtttacctgagaatgaggctctgaatgtttaacatgtatgtatatttgaataaataaattcatatggttgctcacccacttcttcaagttttctttttatttccttaaatatgTTGGTCATTTGATCATTATGTATTATTATGTTTTCATTAAAGATGCATGCATCCTATAGAAATCCAAGGTTCTAATTGTATTATCACCTGAGAAAATCAgttttaaaaccaaaaattaggacaagcagcagtgattccgcctgttaaagtaaccgttaggcaggagaccgttaggtgaaaaacttaggcatgttgaaggctagtcttgtttttgtttttgtcgttTAAAACAAAGTTTTTTCAAAATACTACTGTTAAAACCACGGGTCAACAGAGGATACAAAAGGTATTTCTAAAAGGACTTATCCTTATTAGTCATTCCCTAAGAGTAATAGTGTAATACAAGAGTGTTGGGCAGTTGTGCAAAATACAGTGGCTTTTTGGGTATACGGGAAAAGACCCTTATGGTAAGTAGGCCGCATACTGCTAACCAAaaatttttctatatatatcCGTGGTGTAAGTGTCCAATAATTTTAGTCATTGATATTTGTAGTCAATTTTTTtactaataaaaaaatatacttgatGTTATCTGGTCGTCTATTTATGTTGATGTAAATACATATTGGTGCTCTTAACACTGACGGACCCAGTATAGACTTAGTGTGGGCTGATGCCTgcagtaaaataaaatatagacTCTTTAATTATATTACAGCTCTTGTTAGTTTACTGCAATAAAAGGGACAAAGAAGGTTGCGCCCCCACAGCTAGAAACAAATACTAGCCATTTTG encodes the following:
- the LOC133726634 gene encoding ABC transporter B family member 26, chloroplastic-like; the protein is MHYDMALFQSNLRSLSRSHLPTLSTKPKPQIPIHSISVASKRRRFGIRNNSRRFFFSPENGISTPVAAAVNWWSLTEEEEEEEEKEQITAAKPVTILRAVHRMWNLIETDRWIVFVAFGSLIIAALSEISIPRILTESVFCAQSGNAAVFFRNSKLLAVLCITSGICSGLRSGCFGIANIVLVKRLRETLYSVVLVQDISFFDRESVGDLTSRLGADCQRLSLVIANDINLILRNGLQGTGALINLLILSWPLALSALVICGVLSVIFLLYSKYQKKAAKLTQDFTAGANEVAQETLSLMRTVRVFGTERKEIGRFKGWLDKVAFINIRESMAHGFWSMSFHTLYRSTQVIAVVLGGISIMSGRVSPEQLTKYVLYCEWLIYATWRVTDNLSSLVQSVGASEKVLQLMDLLPSDQFVSKGVKLQRVMGHIQFVNVSFHYPSRAKVAILEDINISIQANEVVAIVGLSGSGKSTLVNLLLRLYEPINGQINIDGIPIRELDIRWLRGKVGFVSQEPNLFHMTIKSNIKYGCSDDIKEEDIKSAAKLAYAHNFISSLPDGYDTLVDDNLLSGGQKQRIAIARAILRDPAILILDEATSALDSEAEHHIKGVLHAMRNDVKARRTVIVIAHRLSTIEAADRTIVMDGGRVTEMGEHAELLKKDGVYAKLIRAQTNALA